A window of Microcystis aeruginosa FD4 contains these coding sequences:
- a CDS encoding YidH family protein, protein MLFFLKSPVTESKTSITPKKVNPNRVRDHLANERTYLSWMRTAIALMGFGMVILRLRAFHPPLVPRPGYGWKLGLMFALVGLLTVFLTTAHYFTVRRDIDEDTYEPAARWVVLFSLAIVILGAGIIYFVATSPDLLIGSMMTFESTVGVRWVGVGAN, encoded by the coding sequence ATGTTATTTTTTCTCAAATCACCAGTGACGGAAAGCAAGACCAGCATTACACCGAAAAAAGTCAATCCCAATCGAGTCCGCGATCATCTGGCCAATGAACGCACCTATCTGTCTTGGATGCGAACAGCGATCGCATTAATGGGTTTTGGTATGGTTATTCTGCGCTTACGGGCCTTTCATCCTCCCCTGGTTCCCCGGCCCGGTTATGGTTGGAAATTAGGCTTAATGTTTGCTTTAGTGGGTTTATTGACCGTATTTTTGACCACAGCCCATTATTTTACAGTCAGACGAGATATAGATGAAGATACCTACGAACCAGCCGCTCGATGGGTGGTACTATTTAGTTTAGCGATCGTTATTCTCGGTGCGGGAATTATCTATTTTGTCGCCACCAGTCCCGATCTGTTGATCGGTAGTATGATGACTTTCGAGTCAACTGTGGGGGTTAGGTGGGTTGGAGTAGGCGCCAACTGA
- a CDS encoding sulfite exporter TauE/SafE family protein encodes MDYSLLTIFSFFIGIVVGLTGIGGSSLITPLLIFVFQVPATTAVGSDVVAAGLMKVVGTVRHWQQQTIELEVVKWLVIGSVPGSLLGLVGFRYFQQNSSLNLDQWLPHIIGLVLMIVTVLAALELLISLFFPDLSPWSWPKLDLTTRSGQIKTTVLGAILGYLVGLTSISSGSLFALVLMTFFHLDSRKLVGTDLSQASILLTCTSIGHLGLGTVDWNLVLPIWLGAIPGVVVGARLSEYLPKNALKILLYTVLVTVSWRLLQPT; translated from the coding sequence ATGGACTATTCTTTATTGACAATATTTAGCTTTTTTATCGGAATTGTCGTGGGATTAACGGGAATTGGCGGTTCATCCTTGATTACACCCCTATTGATCTTTGTATTTCAGGTTCCCGCTACCACCGCAGTGGGTTCCGATGTGGTAGCGGCCGGGTTGATGAAAGTGGTCGGCACCGTTCGTCACTGGCAACAGCAAACGATCGAGTTAGAGGTGGTAAAATGGCTAGTAATTGGCAGTGTACCCGGTTCTCTGTTAGGATTAGTCGGTTTTCGCTATTTTCAGCAGAATAGCTCCCTCAATCTCGATCAATGGTTGCCTCATATCATCGGTCTTGTCTTGATGATCGTGACCGTCCTAGCGGCCCTAGAACTACTAATCTCCTTATTTTTTCCCGATTTGTCCCCTTGGTCCTGGCCAAAATTAGATTTAACCACTCGATCGGGTCAGATAAAAACAACGGTATTAGGGGCAATTTTAGGCTATCTAGTCGGTTTAACCAGTATTTCCAGTGGTTCCTTGTTTGCATTGGTCTTGATGACCTTTTTTCACCTTGATTCTCGCAAATTAGTCGGTACAGATCTATCGCAAGCGTCCATCCTCTTAACCTGTACTTCCATCGGTCATCTGGGATTAGGAACGGTAGATTGGAATCTGGTACTTCCCATCTGGTTAGGTGCGATACCGGGGGTGGTAGTGGGAGCAAGATTATCGGAATATTTGCCCAAAAATGCCCTAAAAATACTGCTTTATACGGTTCTAGTCACGGTCAGTTGGCGCCTACTCCAACCCACCTAA
- a CDS encoding sulfate/molybdate ABC transporter ATP-binding protein gives MSIIIERVSKKFGTFTALDNINLEIKSNRLVALLGPSGSGKTTLLRAIAGLEPPDTGKIIINGKDTTNLNVRKRNIGFVFQHYALFKHLTVRQNIAFGLKIRKAAPNYIQERVDNLLSLIQLQGLGDRYPAQLSGGQRQRVALARALAVEPEVLLLDEPFGALDAKVRKELRVWLRQLHEEVHVTSVFVTHDQEEAMEVADEIVIFNEGKIEQVGTPDQVYDHPASAFVMSFIGRVNVLPPTSAALFEQLGGGTNGVKIFIRPHDLEILYFPNGSSIEAKVERIIHLGWAIDVELILPDRSLLIAHLNREQLAQLHLQVGEQVYVRPRDARVFS, from the coding sequence GTGAGCATCATCATCGAGCGAGTATCGAAGAAATTCGGCACCTTTACCGCTTTAGACAACATCAACCTAGAGATCAAATCGAATCGTCTGGTGGCACTGCTGGGGCCGTCCGGTTCAGGAAAAACCACCCTCCTGAGAGCGATCGCAGGATTAGAACCCCCCGACACAGGCAAAATTATCATCAACGGCAAAGACACAACCAATTTAAATGTCAGAAAAAGGAATATTGGCTTTGTTTTTCAGCATTATGCGCTTTTTAAACACCTGACAGTGCGTCAGAATATCGCTTTCGGTTTAAAGATTCGCAAAGCTGCCCCGAACTATATTCAAGAACGAGTGGATAATCTCTTAAGTTTAATTCAATTGCAGGGATTAGGCGATCGCTATCCAGCCCAACTATCCGGGGGTCAACGTCAACGGGTTGCCCTGGCCCGGGCTTTAGCGGTGGAACCGGAAGTATTATTATTAGATGAGCCTTTTGGGGCCTTGGATGCCAAAGTTAGAAAAGAGCTAAGGGTTTGGTTGCGGCAGTTACACGAGGAAGTTCATGTCACCAGTGTTTTTGTCACCCACGACCAGGAGGAAGCCATGGAAGTGGCCGACGAGATCGTAATTTTCAATGAGGGTAAAATCGAACAGGTGGGGACTCCCGATCAAGTGTACGATCATCCTGCCTCTGCTTTTGTGATGAGTTTTATTGGCCGGGTGAATGTTTTGCCACCGACCTCGGCTGCACTGTTCGAGCAGCTGGGAGGGGGTACTAACGGAGTTAAGATTTTTATTCGTCCCCACGACCTAGAAATTCTCTATTTTCCCAATGGGTCTAGCATTGAGGCAAAAGTCGAGCGCATTATCCATCTGGGTTGGGCCATCGATGTGGAATTAATTCTACCGGATCGCTCTCTCCTGATTGCCCATCTGAATCGAGAACAACTGGCTCAACTCCATCTCCAAGTCGGGGAGCAAGTTTATGTTCGTCCTCGGGATGCTCGCGTTTTTAGTTAA